Part of the Diprion similis isolate iyDipSimi1 chromosome 4, iyDipSimi1.1, whole genome shotgun sequence genome is shown below.
AAGTATCATTGAACAAGAGGAACACCCAACTCAAAGTAGACGAAAATTTGATCGACACGAATTTCAGATCTTGTAGTGATAAGAACTACGCTTCTGTGTGGATTGCAACTCTCCCTGAAAATGGGGTACAGTTGAAGAGGAATAGTGTCATTGAAGTAATGCACGATGGAGCTGATCACAAGCTTGACTGGTCCTTGTATGATCAGGCTTGGGCTTATAACAGTGAATTGCCACGCGATCAGGAGCACAACATCAAACACTTGAGTATACAGTTGGAGAATTACAAACAACTTGCTGAAATAGAACCGGATAATAAATGGGCATTGCTGACAGGTATAATTCTCATGAAGAACATTGACTCTGTTAAATATCATGCCACCATTTTGAATGACTTGGATACGTTGACTCGGATCGATAAAAAGCGATCTCAATACTACAATGATTTGCGTGAGTTTCACTTCTGCTCAATTATATTGATTTGAGGTCGATTAATTCTACTCCAAAAGTATAAAGacttattttgtaatttcaggAAGCAAATACGCAATAGAATTTACAATACGTCAGATTTTCGCGGATAAAGGGATCCAATCTGAAATTTCTCAGATCGATCTGCCATGTATGAATCTTACGACGCTTTGGATGGAGCAGTACTTGAGCTTTATGGAGCAAATAAATCTAGCTGGTAATCAATTGGGTAATTCGCTACAGAAGCTTTGCGCCTTGCAGTCGTGTGTGAAGCTGTCTTTATCGAGTAACGGTATAAAGTCACTGCGGCGTTTCCCAGAGTTGAAATCCCTCAGGTTTTTGTCATTGAGAGACAATAAGTTGTCTAGTCTCGATGAGATACTGGATTTAGTTAAACGAAATAACTTAACTGAGCTCGATATACGTGACAATCCTGTTTCTAATTCAACTGACGTTGCCACACAGTTGACTATGATTTCACCTCAACTCAAAGTGTTTTTAACTAGTCAACCAGGCTCAAACATTGATTCTTCATCATGAGTTTAATTCTTCTGATACATTTTGTAAATACCGAGTCTGATGAAGTATGAAGACTTAAAAGCAAGAAGTGAAACTTTGCATatgcaatgaaattttgtatatGATATTAACCGCgcgtttgcaaatttttcaatcatgctTGCTGCTACGTATTTGATTCTGTTGTACGCACATTTGCCCTGTACAGTGCTGAAAATACTGTATGAATAATGTATGGTATAATTAGGTATGTGGTGAGAGTCACATAACACcaatttcgaataaatattCACATTCCTAAATAATGTTGATCATTCTCCACACCTCATCTCATGTTATCACTATACTTAGAATAATTCAGGTACATTCTAGACGCCAGAGTTAACGGATTCTatgatttttgtataaaattcgcCATTTTCCAGTGTAccataaatacattttttgggAACCACTACGTCGTAGTCCCAAGAAACCAATAGACTCAAAACGCGAAGAAACAGTATATTACCAAAAGACGTTGttcccgaaaaaaattataagaatcTCATTTTTTGTAAAGCGGTTCGTTTCGCAATCTTTGAATTAAACTTACGTAGTTCCGGAAGTCAAAATATTGGTACATACAGAAGAAAGTTACTGTAGAATGATTATAGTGAGACCAGAAATGATTTCTTCGAACCGCACATTTGTATTTTACTCCGCAATATTTACTAATTGAGATTTTGGATCGGAAAGGtacaaaaaacagaaatacgaGTAGGCATATGTTTATGCTTTAGGAGTTGTATTCAAACAGCTcagtattttctttcaataggTGTTTCATATTCAATTCCGTATTCCCCGGTCTTGGCTAATCGTAATTGATTAGTTTACTATTCCATTGATCCAGTCGATGTAGGCAGATACACGGACGAATACAGACGGTGCGCCGACAGTTCCGCAAGGAGAAATTCCCCAGGATACAACACCGACGAGTTCCCATGATCCGGAGATGTATTGAGCCAATGGGCCACCGGAGTCACCCTGATAAATCATTTACATATTAAGAAATCCATAAAATCGTATGTCCACGCACATCAAACACTGCGGATGATCGCATGAATACTTACCGAGCAGGCAGAGATCCTCGAGTTGTCGAGGGGTCCAGTGCAGACGTTGTCAATGGCGGTTGGCACCAGAGGAGGGTTTGCGACGATTCTAGCCAGGGCGTCGTAGCACACTTGGGTGTCAACGATGGGGATGGTGGCCGTCTGCAAAACGGTCGGCATCGACGGAAATATGGTCTGGGAAACGGATCCCCATCCAGAGAGGACCGCGTCTCCGGCGTGCAGGGTTCCTGCAGCTGGCAGACCGATGGTGGCTACGTTAGCGTTCAGGGTGAAGGGCCTAGCGAGCTTGATTAAAGCGATGTCGTGAGGTGCCACACCGCTGAAATGAGAGAATAGCGTTCGATGACAGATGTTTTCGTAAAGTCAATCATTAATCCCGAGATCTCTCTACCAaggaaagtacccaaagcgtATACAGTTCCACGCCGATTTTCTGCATTCTATGGTGTGTGTATagtacaagtaaaaaaattagacgcGTTGTTTTACGTCCTAGTTCAGTCGCTCAAGAGTTAAAGAACGAGGGGTACAATCGTTGAGAGTAAAAACTGTGTGCATTTGAATTTATGAACAGATATTACACATTATCGCGAAGTCACGAGAACGAGTGATCGATATTTGGAAGTATAAACTTCAGCGAAGGTTTTCAACTCTTGAACAACCGAATTTTCCCGTAATAAAATACTTGTTGAATGATTCTTCATGTAGATACTCCAAAATATCACAAAATGAATGAGATTCCAAAAGAAGGAAATCGGTAAGGTACACCCGGAGCAGGTTCCCTCTAAAATTTATCCTTACCCAACGTAAGACGGGTGAATGAAGGTTTGGCCAACAGCACTGGACTGCTGGGTGCCTTCGACGACATTGATGAGGTGCTTTCCGGCATAGACGGTGGTGCTACCGAAGCTCGGGAGCTCGGTGAAGCAGTGACCAGCAGTGACTACCCACTCCTCGCTGATGAGGGATCCACCGCAGCTGTGGCTGGCAGCAATAATGATGCTCCATCCCCACCAGAGAGACACTTGATAGGGGTAGGCGCCCTGGACGGCATCCTGACCGTTTACGATACGACTGTTGCCGAAGAGGTGGTGGAGCTCGGGATAAGCACCCTGGACGGCACCATGACCGTTTACTTGCGCCCAGGTGGGGTTTGCCTCACCAACTGCAATTCGTTGACAAAACTTACTTCAGAAATGCACTTTGTTATAGTACGAACTGCGAATACGTTCAGAGTTAATTTTCAGCACTTGACTTACCGGCAGCTACAGTCGCGAGGACAGCCAAACAAGCGATTGCGGCGAATTTCATCGTGCTTTGGACAATCTTCCCAGGTTTCACCgtcgttttatatattttctcatATGGACATGTATACAAGTGTCGGCGGCCTATCACTGAAATCTCATTCGCAGATAGGGGGTTGATCAAATTAACAGAAATTCGTGATTATCTATAAACTATACAGATTCAAGTTGATAGTCACACCTGATACAGATATCtttgtgattaaatttttttctctgtatttcgtttttatatttGCCAAGCAGCTTCCTGTGCGAAAATCGAAATATCGGACCCATAGGAACGcgataaagtaaaaataaaacgattattTCAGGGGATTGGGAAGGCTAAAAACCTCAAGAAATAGTATTTATAAGAAAATCGCGTATATTTTCCTACTTGATTCTATATGccatttgaatttcaaccgCAATTTTGGCCGTCGAAGCCTTCCTAGTCGCCTTACCATATCGTCATATTACTTGAACTCTTTGTACGCAAGTATGGCCAAACACGGTGAAATTCAACATACAATCGCGGGTGGATCGATTCTACTATGTTTTGTGCTACTGTGTGTTTAGGTACAGAAATCCAGGCGTTGCATGGATGCAACTGGATTTCTCATATTTCTAATGAATCtaaacaatgattttttccaattGCTGATGTTAAAggtctttttcatttttgtgcAGACCATAAATAAGGCAGAGATATCAACAATGATTTAAAATCTCGGTAGCCAATTGCAAGTTATCGAATGATAACAGTCGTCGATGATCGAGACTACGGATAATTTACGTTTGCCAGACGTATTTTATAGACACAATCTGGTTTAGATGAGATCAGAAATCAAAATTGCAATTagtaacaatattattatcgaAAATTGATCCCTTAAAAAATTGTGCTTATCAGATTTATTAACGCCGTGACTAAGTTATCGCATTCCGATAAAACATCTGTCTAATAGATAAGATAGGCGAGGTGTGGAACACAAAAGAGGAGATCCAAATATCTATACTGGTGGTTGTGTCTAAAAGATAAGATAGGCGAGGTATGGAACACGAAAGAGGAGATCCAAATATCTATACTGGTGGTTGTGGTACTTTATTGCACTGACGTTTACACGATGCAATCTCACGCCAGCTTCACGTCCCTTTACTACAACGCATCTTCGAGTACATTCATATCGCAATTAACTGAATTAACGGCTGTACTAAGCAGTTTGAGCAGTTATCCAGTTGGTGTAATTGGAAACCCGCGCGTAGACAGACGGCATGCCGGAAACACCGCAGGGGAAAACACCCCAGGATACAACGCCGACGAGCTGCCACACGCCGTTTATCAACTGGGCAAGAGGACCGCCTGAGTCGCCCTTAACAAGGAGGAGATGCACTCGGTTATTACGATTCAAATGTAGGCAGTCACGAAAACACTTTGCTCATGCTGCGATACTCACGGCGCAGAAGGTAACGCTCAAGTTGCTCGGAGATCCGGTGCAGATGTTCGTGTCGTCGAGCGGCGTGACGCCAATCAGACTGTACAGAGCGGAGTAGCACGCGCTGTTGGTGATTATAGGGACGGTAGCAGTCTGCAGAACGGTTGGCAGAACGATGGTTTCGTTGAAAGATACGGAACCCCATCCGGTAAGGACCGCATTTCCGGTGTGCGTGGCGTTTTGGGCAGGTAGCGTGATCGCAGAAATGGCGGAGGTGAAGTTGAAGGGAGTGGTGAGTCTGAGCAGGGCGATGTCGTGAGGATTTTCTCCTCTGGAATAGTCAGAGCATATAGAATTTTACCGAATGTACAAAATCCGAGTACGAAATTCAAGCTGCACGTCTTACCCTTGGTAAAGAGGGTGGATTATCTGCTCTTTGACGGTCGACGACTGCTGAGTGGACTCGTTGACGTTGATTGTGTATTTGCCCCCGTAAACTGTCAGGCTTCCATACTCTGGCAGGTCACTGAGACAATGACCCGCGGTTATGACCCATTCTCTGTTTATTATTGCACCACCGCAAATGTGGGTGGAGTTGATTTCCGGCGGAAATCCCCACCAAATAGATGCTTGGTAAGGATAAGCTCCCTGGACAGCATTCTGCCCATCGGTAATCCGCGAGTTGATCAGTACCTTGTTGTTTTGAGCCCTTGAGTGACTCAAGTGTTCAGCTGCGGCGGAGAATCGGTGATGCAGGTGCGggcaaataatttgaaaatggaaaaggaAGAGAGTTCAGGCAGTGGTCGAGGGGGAAAGTGGACTTCCATTTTTAGCAATTATGGTTACTCACGGGCTACCAGATGGACCGCGAATAAGGCGAAGGAAACAACAGCGTAGAACTTCATCCTCGTTTTGCGCAGTCCGATTACTATCTGATCGGCTTTTATACAGATTCAGTTAATCAAATCGTATTTTTCAATCTATCATTGAGCATTCAGTATTATCGCCAGCAGCTGCACAATTTGTCAATTGCTGGTTGTAACCGAATTTGTACCTTTCTGATATTTGCATCGAACGTTATGTCAGTTTCTCGTAGCAGCAGGAaagcattattttatttatattttgatcttgaaaaaaaggtgaatCTTGAAGTCATTagatcttaattttttcagtggTGACGCGCAGACAAGATTTATTGAACCGTAAGGAAAATCTACACCTTACGTGTGACAATTTTGCtttaaagtgattttttttatcaactcaAATAACGATCATTGCGAAATACCCGCAAGATGATTATCGACTATCGAGAACAGTGTATATACGTAAACAGTCTGTAATCTAGTTCCGAGAAACAATAAGTAGAGAATCTTCTTTGCATCTTTCtggataaaattgattttgtattATAATCTTACCCTTTATTCTTCACGACGTAATCTGCAATCAGTTAAATCGATAAGTCAGATTGAAAACGCAGTAATCTTGAGATAAAACGCTTATCAAGACGGACTATGACGACGCACTGTTGTTTCCATTCAGCTATTACTAGCGgctttgatatttgtttttgtcaataaaaaatcaatgtcCATTGGCTGGATTCTTACTTTGCCGTAGATCTGAGAGCAATAAAAGTCAGATCACCTGGTTCAAAGTGACGGTTAAAAAATACGtagaaattcataaaaatcgatatcAGGTATAAAACGATCAATTGTAAATTATGTGTTTGAGCAGGGAGGTTGACTGTGAGAAATTCGCGGTGACAGTAATATTGATTATTTGCTGATCGTTGATACGAGAATGCGTATGAGATCTGTAAATTATTACGTCCTGGGAAATCGTGGCTGCTCTGCAGACGATCTTAAACGTAGGCATGCGAAATAATCTGAACGTATAGTAAGAGTCCTCAATATTAAGTCCTTATAGTAGGTATATGAAGTTATTATACGCTTTCGGGAACAAGTTCAGAacatttcaattaaaaaatatgttcaCATAAATAATGTCCTCAATTTAGATTCTAAACAATAGCCTAGGGTAtaatgaattataataattacaaagagaaaaaatgccAACGTTTGAAACAAGCGGAAGAATGGAATAAGTGTGAGATACAAATCTTAGATTTATCTACAACCATAGAGCACAGTTTCGAAGCTCTGTGACTAGACCAAAAGTCATGTCTTAGAATAAGCAGTAAATGTCtaactgtaataaaatattacttcCAACATTGTGAAACCCGTCTCTCCgtgtttttatattattaacgAGATTAACGTACGAAGATTCAAGAATGTAGAGAAATCCTTTCagcgagtgtttttttttttattaatgagATTAACGTATGGAGATTCACAGAATATACAGAAATACTTTTGCAATTAGCCAAGTATAGGAATTTTCAACGATCATGCTCGACAACGCTCTATAAATCAAATCTACACTAACGATTAACTAGTAGTGTAATTCAATCTGCATTTATCATATCACTGTAATAGTTAATCTGAGCAACttaaataaattgttaaataatgaaatgaaatagaatgaacaaataaatacatacaatTCTTTTCGCAGATTTCTAAAATTACGTATGATATGCCGATCAATTTTCCACAGAATACAAAGAATAATTCATTGTGACACCGTACAGTGACGTACATGTATTTTATCGCTGTAACAGTTAATCTAAGCAACTCAACTAGATTgctaaatattgaaataaaagaagtGAATAAAcgattacaattattttcgCAGGTTCTGTATATCCACGTATAATATAccaattaattttctcttccACAGAATACGGGGAATAATTCACTGTAACACCACAGAGTGACACAGGCAATTAACTATACAAAATACTGCCGTGGACATCTTATTATCAGGGTTTCGCGGTCAAcgaattttctcttttgtcCTTTACTCCAGTGAATACACAAATTAAAGATGGTTCTTAGCAGGCCAAAGACAACGAGTAATAAATAAGTTGCTGTCACAGCTACGCCTTTGAGGAATTTAAATTCACTTCTTAAACTCAGCTTAAAGCGACTTTATACATACATCAAACATCTTACAATATCTTAGCACGGAAATACTATAGACTAACACGATTATTCAAGTCACCATAAAACCAAGTCAATGCCAATTTGTACAAATGTTGCATCATTTGATATTGCCAAGAATTACTggtgaaaaaacataaaacagtAAATTATATCACGTGAGAAGGAAAAGTACaaatttagtaattttttgatttatgaCATAATAACTGCTGTAAATACTACGTGTATATAAGATGATCTTTCACCAAATCAGTAATCTTGATGTATCGATGTGAATGTTCTACGATTCTTTGTGATGAAACTATTTCTGTTTAAATATGAGAAACGTTAAcgatattgaattttgtttaGATTTCAATataaacagagagagaaaattttcacagtaaaAACTCGACCAAAATTCCGTCTTCCAATCTGCATATCACGTGCAATTTCAAGAGTAGATGAAAGTTACCTTTTCAAATACTCTGAATTACGGCGCGGTGAATGGCAATTAGCTAAGAAAAACTATAACCAAGGACGTGCAGTTTTCTCATTAGTCAGAGGTATTTTGTTTTGGTGCTCATATCCTATCAGTTctcataattattgttatatccGTTATTCTTATCTTAGAATTTACATTTCCTCCCGGTGAAATTTTGCCTTCAAGTGTTGCACGTCACGAGGCGAGTTATCGCTCGAATGCCAGCCCAAGTTTCTCGCGCTGTTGGGACAATCTGGTTCGCCGGTAGAAGGAAACCATAAATACCACGATCTCTCAACTCAACCGTGTAAGCGTATTTTATTCCAGCTACTCCCTTCGCCCAGTCGTCGGAGCCACCTAAATGACAATAAGATGTGAAAACTGTCGAGGTACATAAACAAAGAAGATCGTTAATAATAAAGCCAGTCTTTGTCGTACCTGAGGTAGGATAAAGGAGCTCCGGAGAGGCGCCAACCTGGTACTGAGTTCCGTGCACCTTGAGGATGGCGTTGGTAGCTTTCCTCGCGACGTTGGCGAGTTCCTCGAAATCAGGCGGGCGTATCTTCGTGTAGCCCCATGGAACAAGCCACATTTGGGAGTAGGCATGCAGCGTGAGGTACATCCTGATCGAGAAGCAAATTTCATGTGACGTGGAATATTTGGGTAAATCGATAACGAACGGGCAGTTTTCCTCACCTTATGCTCTGCCGGTTGGCCAGAATGTAGTCAGCTATAGCGCGCGTTTCCGGTTCCGAGAAGGCTTTTGGTCCAGCGTAGGTTTCATGGCAGGGATCGGCGCTGGCCGCTCCGCTGTCTTCTTCGCCCCAATGGTAACCGAAGTTCCGGTTTGGATCGACCCCCTCGCACCGGTTGAAAAACCACCGGGTGTAATGAGAGACGAGATAGAACAAGCCGAGCGGACCTGATCTGATGAAGATTTCAGGTCAAATTACAAACGTGGAGAATACGCGGAGGCTGGGTGCTGGATTAAATCTCCAATTCGCCACGCCTCGGAGAGTCTATGTGCTCACGACACGTGAAAGCAGAGCAAAGATCCGTCGCGTATCATCGATCAAGATGCGCTGGATTTACGTTGAGGGGGGCATTTTGTTACCTGGCCTCGTTGTCGGAATCTAATTCTGCGTGATTGCTCCTGGTTTTGCGCCACAGGCGATCGGCCATGTGGCTGAATTCGTAGCCGTCCGGATTTGAGACTGGCAGGATCATCCAGTCGGACGTTTCCAGCAATTTTGAATAGGTCGAATTCTTTTCCACCAACTGATTCAGGATGTAAGTCGCCACCGCTGGACCGATCCATTCCCTCGCATGCATTCCTGCCGCAATATTATACACAGTTTTATTATCGCTGATCGCCACTTATTGCAACCCTTTTCAAACTCAATAGGAAGcgtagaaaaattaattcagttgggaaaagaaataaatcagAGATTCTTAATTATAGTCCTAGAACCACCGATTGTAACGAGTGTCCCTCAAGAAGCGAGGTATTCAtcgtttagaaatttttatggctTACAGCGGAAGTTAACGGTTCTGATACTAAATACTAGAAAGCTCAAATTCTGATTTGAGATCAATGAAAAGTCGAGTAATAACGCTTTTCAGGAGAGGAGATATtgatagtagaaaaaaaactgtcacaGTCAATACAACTGAGTGAATTTTGTGACCCAGTTGCGATATCTGATTACTGAACAGAGATTTCGAAAACGATTGACTCGTTCTAACATCATAAGTGCCTTGAGGCACTTTTGGATCACGCAAAGTAACTGTGTAGACGTTTCTAGCCAAACAGGGGATTGCATGTTTTATACAGCTCCACCTCACCTTGTCAAAGAATTTAGACAGACATGTGAAACGTTGTATCACGCGAGTTTCACAGACCGATTCTAATTGCGAACCCTACAGCTGGGTGAATGACGTTTTGGCATTTAGCATTCGGGTGTCTGCTTACGTGGGGTATTAAAGTATCTTTGCTTCGTATAACTTTTGATATGACTGAATAAATTTGCTAAATAATTATATGAGATTCGAAGAATGTTTTGAAGCGTGATGGTTTTCTAGCACGATCCACGTTGGTGGATATTCATAACGGTTAATTGGTACGTTCACGTATTTGTTCTCTGGGATTTATGATGCTTAATTAATCCGCACTTCATACCCACAAACATTCCATCGAATCCAGCCAGTGTTCATATTcatttcttaatatttattctaATTATATTCAGTAGTATTTATTATCAGTAAGATTTACAACCGCGTAGTTAGATTGAAATTCGTGTGGATAGTTACACGGAAGAGAAACGCCTTGGGCTGAATAATCCATTACAGAAAGATTctataagataaaaaatgatgaactAATTGacggtgaaataaaatgacgGGAAAGGAAACGAACGCATGAAATTGTACCGCTGATCGGCTTTGTTATTATAGTTAAACTCACCGCCGTCGATCCATACCACCGGCTTAGCTTCTCCATCCGTAGTCAGACCCGTTGAAACTTTGGCTAATTTCAAGGGTTGTCCCTCGTAGCTGTGGCCGATAGTTACTAGCTCCACCAGGCTGGGGTAAGTAAACGCCAGATATTCCAAGTACCTGACTATATCTGTATCAATAAAAGcgaataatttagaaaatgaaTACCCTTAAATAATGCTCCAAGTAACAATATGCAACCTCATACATTCATGCACGATATAAACCAGTACGAATGAATTTGGACAATAAGGTACTTCGGTAAAAATTCACGAAGTGTGAATAGTATTTAATAGACTGGAcaaatattttcgatattGTTTAGCGAGTTCATGTGTttggaatataattataaagtgACCGTGAATCCCTATGTTTCTAGTTTGTCAAAGGTCGTTCGTACTGGACCCTCTAGTATTCACCCAGTAGTAttgcatatgtataattgCTAAGTTGTACCTGCATATCTGTGGTATCGCTTCCACGTCATAGAGTGACCCTGACTTGTGACTAAGTCCTCTCGTTGCTCCTTGGAcatttttggattttg
Proteins encoded:
- the LOC124405591 gene encoding geranylgeranyl transferase type-2 subunit alpha isoform X1, producing the protein MHGRVKVRTTAEQEELKKKERAKKVVQYRAGIDLIFRKRKEGIWDDEIFLVSEQMVLKNPDIYTLWNVRREAFGGIKWSQEDYVEQLKKELILTEHCLRANPKSYSVWHQRCWVNDHLPEPDWATELSLCAKCLNLDERNFHCWDYRQYVVKKAGIPEDEEFKFSTMKIETNFSNYSSWHYRSLILPKMFPDENGELPIREDKHIEELDLVMNATFTDPNDTSAWFYQRWLLNTRSTSNKTVWGIRMNETRVVVAFNKEVSLNKRNTQLKVDENLIDTNFRSCSDKNYASVWIATLPENGVQLKRNSVIEVMHDGADHKLDWSLYDQAWAYNSELPRDQEHNIKHLSIQLENYKQLAEIEPDNKWALLTGIILMKNIDSVKYHATILNDLDTLTRIDKKRSQYYNDLRSKYAIEFTIRQIFADKGIQSEISQIDLPCMNLTTLWMEQYLSFMEQINLAGNQLGNSLQKLCALQSCVKLSLSSNGIKSLRRFPELKSLRFLSLRDNKLSSLDEILDLVKRNNLTELDIRDNPVSNSTDVATQLTMISPQLKVFLTSQPGSNIDSSS
- the LOC124405591 gene encoding geranylgeranyl transferase type-2 subunit alpha isoform X2, with the protein product MRKEGIWDDEIFLVSEQMVLKNPDIYTLWNVRREAFGGIKWSQEDYVEQLKKELILTEHCLRANPKSYSVWHQRCWVNDHLPEPDWATELSLCAKCLNLDERNFHCWDYRQYVVKKAGIPEDEEFKFSTMKIETNFSNYSSWHYRSLILPKMFPDENGELPIREDKHIEELDLVMNATFTDPNDTSAWFYQRWLLNTRSTSNKTVWGIRMNETRVVVAFNKEVSLNKRNTQLKVDENLIDTNFRSCSDKNYASVWIATLPENGVQLKRNSVIEVMHDGADHKLDWSLYDQAWAYNSELPRDQEHNIKHLSIQLENYKQLAEIEPDNKWALLTGIILMKNIDSVKYHATILNDLDTLTRIDKKRSQYYNDLRSKYAIEFTIRQIFADKGIQSEISQIDLPCMNLTTLWMEQYLSFMEQINLAGNQLGNSLQKLCALQSCVKLSLSSNGIKSLRRFPELKSLRFLSLRDNKLSSLDEILDLVKRNNLTELDIRDNPVSNSTDVATQLTMISPQLKVFLTSQPGSNIDSSS
- the LOC124405916 gene encoding transmembrane protease serine 9-like, which produces MSTAVFCIVNCLCHSVVLHNLVELLRLTVTAIKYMYVTVRCHNELFFVFCGKLIGISYVILEICEKNFRHLLLILRHDFWSSHRASKLCSMVVDKSKICISHLFHSSACFKHRLQSSHDFPGRNNLQISYAFSYQRSANNQYYCHREFLTVNLPAQTHNLQLIIYGKVRIQPMDIDFLLTKTNIKAANYVVKNKGLQTVYVYTLFSIVDNHLAADQIVIGLRKTRMKFYAVVSFALFAVHLVAPEHLSHSRAQNNKVLINSRITDGQNAVQGAYPYQASIWWGFPPEINSTHICGGAIINREWVITAGHCLSDLPEYGSLTVYGGKYTINVNESTQQSSTVKEQIIHPLYQGGENPHDIALLRLTTPFNFTSAISAITLPAQNATHTGNAVLTGWGSVSFNETIVLPTVLQTATVPIITNSACYSALYSLIGVTPLDDTNICTGSPSNLSVTFCAGDSGGPLAQLINGVWQLVGVVSWGVFPCGVSGMPSVYARVSNYTNWITAQTAYSVNLINPLSANEISVIGRRHLYTCPYEKIYKTTVKPGKIVQSTMKFAAIACLAVLATVAAVGEANPTWAQVNGHGAVQGAYPELHHLFGNSRIVNGQDAVQGAYPYQVSLWWGWSIIIAASHSCGGSLISEEWVVTAGHCFTELPSFGSTTVYAGKHLINVVEGTQQSSAVGQTFIHPSYVGGVAPHDIALIKLARPFTLNANVATIGLPAAGTLHAGDAVLSGWGSVSQTIFPSMPTVLQTATIPIVDTQVCYDALARIVANPPLVPTAIDNVCTGPLDNSRISACSGDSGGPLAQYISGSWELVGVVSWGISPCGTVGAPSVFVRVSAYIDWINGIVN
- the LOC124405605 gene encoding carboxypeptidase A4-like — protein: MILQSGSLFVVTFATICSSLPSAILVSGNPAIIEGTNYRDFGSGGDEIPRDNYPEIKDPISSSRYENSREKFFPPRRRRIEIDEFEGNYSELEIVPSSENWRSRSYESEFEEGEKDSVEPTDLLSKNATANWLSKFRGFTLAGFVESIFTLMTSGISTIVNNIVGGESKSSKPRPNRVSYKGHQLLRITPTTDKQVAELQEMMESNDDGLKFWTLPAKNRFTDVVVAPDMLSEIKDSLREQQFGFQVLIKDLQKTIAFQNPKMSKEQREDLVTSQGHSMTWKRYHRYADIVRYLEYLAFTYPSLVELVTIGHSYEGQPLKLAKVSTGLTTDGEAKPVVWIDGGMHAREWIGPAVATYILNQLVEKNSTYSKLLETSDWMILPVSNPDGYEFSHMADRLWRKTRSNHAELDSDNEARSGPLGLFYLVSHYTRWFFNRCEGVDPNRNFGYHWGEEDSGAASADPCHETYAGPKAFSEPETRAIADYILANRQSIRMYLTLHAYSQMWLVPWGYTKIRPPDFEELANVARKATNAILKVHGTQYQVGASPELLYPTSGGSDDWAKGVAGIKYAYTVELRDRGIYGFLLPANQIVPTARETWAGIRAITRLVTCNT